One part of the Thermocrinis sp. genome encodes these proteins:
- a CDS encoding tetratricopeptide repeat protein has protein sequence MLFIPLRFLVLPIAVLLLAGGFVLYKQWERKRDQQVSYLEWEIRKYLQSGDSKKVKDMIEEGLKKGGAFKPLIISYSLQVGTDKKESEIIQQLISNLKDEELRALYTERLAFAYVKEGQKEKALKVLESIEKKRFNHLSAQLLKAQILLDMEKKDEAKTTLSQAIKDSKSTYWSNIAKVLLKEIEG, from the coding sequence ATGCTGTTTATACCTTTAAGGTTTTTGGTTTTACCTATAGCAGTACTGCTACTGGCAGGGGGCTTTGTCTTATACAAGCAGTGGGAAAGAAAAAGGGATCAGCAAGTTTCTTACTTGGAGTGGGAAATAAGAAAGTATCTTCAAAGTGGAGATTCAAAAAAGGTCAAGGACATGATAGAAGAAGGTTTAAAAAAGGGTGGTGCCTTTAAACCCTTGATCATTTCTTACTCACTGCAAGTAGGTACGGACAAAAAAGAAAGCGAGATAATCCAACAACTAATATCTAACCTCAAGGACGAAGAGCTGAGGGCTCTTTACACCGAAAGACTTGCTTTTGCTTACGTGAAAGAAGGGCAAAAAGAAAAAGCTCTGAAAGTGCTTGAATCCATAGAAAAGAAAAGGTTTAACCATCTTTCTGCCCAGCTGCTAAAGGCTCAGATACTTCTGGATATGGAAAAAAAGGACGAGGCAAAGACCACACTAAGTCAAGCCATCAAAGATTCAAAAAGTACCTATTGGTCAAACATTGCTAAGGTTCTCCTAAAGGAGATTGAAGGATGA